Proteins encoded in a region of the Pieris napi chromosome 5, ilPieNapi1.2, whole genome shotgun sequence genome:
- the LOC125049391 gene encoding phosphopantothenate--cysteine ligase → MSGSWEDFFATHLPPTDFEDNRSLLKEFCERHDRQGHRIVLVTSGGTTVPLEHNTVRFVDNFSAGKRGSASAEYFLEQGYAVIFMHRLKSLEPFTRHFNGQKLLDMLEMQDESNNTTIRVKQDSVFALAPVLSRYQAAHAAGAILHVAFTTVSEYFWLLRAACEVLAKSGPRALLYLAAAVSDFYIPKDSIPTHKMQSESGPPVIQLHLVPKLLAPLVNLWVPDAYVVSFKLETEENLLIPKSRAALEKYKHKMVIANMLQNRHQRVLVVTREANQEILLSREELLAGADIEAGIVGVIVSHHSEHLAHSEAR, encoded by the exons ATGAGTGGGTCGTGGGAGGATTTCTTTGCGACGCACCTGCCTCCCACTGACTTTGAGGATAACCGCTCCTTGCTCAAGGAGTTCTGTGAACGGCACGACCGACAGGGACACAGGATTGTATTGGTCACT TCTGGCGGCACCACAGTACCGCTCGAACATAACACGGTACGATTCGTGGATAACTTCAGTGCGGGAAAGCGCGGTTCGGCTTCGGCAGAATATTTTCTGGAGCAAGGCTACGCGGTCATCTTTATGCATCGGCTGAAGTCGTTGGAGCCCTTCACGAGACACTTCAACGGCCAGAAGTTACTCGACATGCTCGAGATGCAAGATGAATCCAATAATACTACTATCAGAG TGAAACAGGACAGCGTGTTCGCCTTGGCCCCGGTGCTGTCACGGTATCAGGCCGCGCACGCGGCCGGGGCCATTCTGCACGTGGCCTTCACCACGGTGTCCGAGTACTTCTGGCTGCTGAGGGCCGCCTGCGAGGTGCTGGCTAAGTCCGGCCCCAGGGCCCTGCTGTATCTGGCCGCCGCCGTCTCGGACTTCTACATCCCCAAGGATAGCATC CCCACCCACAAGATGCAGTCGGAGAGCGGACCTCCGGTGATCCAGCTGCATCTGGTGCCGAAGCTGCTGGCGCCCCTCGTCAACCTCTGGGTGCCCGACGCCTACGTGGTCTCCTTCAAGCTGGAGACCGAGGAGAATCTGCTCATTCCTAAATCGAGGGCGGCTCTGGAGAAGTATAAGCATAAG ATGGTGATCGCTAACATGCTGCAGAACCGGCACCAGCGAGTGTTGGTCGTGACCAGGGAGGCCAACCAGGAGATCCTGCTGTCGAGGGAAGAGCTCCTGGCGG GCGCAGACATCGAGGCGGGGATAGTCGGCGTCATAGTGAGCCACCACTCGGAGCACTTGGCGCACTCCGAGGCCCGCTGA
- the LOC125049390 gene encoding uncharacterized protein LOC125049390: MEEEVEDIVGDVNYTDSQKSITASNVYSLDFTDSSSDKNYSSSKETYVIDCDDSDTSDKTYQSNTCQATFPLKDDAQTQIIAKQNNRMEATERTNRFDRDDSLQQYSLLSQEIFTQTSKTIFELAQNEKRLASTAEGVNSLQTQTSFISITENKTVEYHIQLVSDKTHFNPSQLLTNSIVYNTNFVSQAIADSLEDKSFCQESENEIEISKKNLTGETDDKIIKFVDDGSREDLALDENTNEYENSPCDSDIAEDSLDNLYQETDQDLSESSEIPKSVDNDIDDLYRKLSRCGDVGFYQDEKLEQEIPIVGILTPLTEETNVRKTSVTEISPSEETLTKNEDTKYISQITKSKSTVNPMKCSENQSHFRLPPINNFSCPNSPLNFLFSNACSNLIKTNTLPLVSDNRKERSRWKIDTNASGENPLININKDTGRYHSDTIQLPPINHGEGFIKKELQLGKVQTSDEANQDAISIKGKIRELKMTQRRPRMVSRSPSPTSTTCSPTETKLSDAAERGCEALCGELLRRLRLNSWVQALETLDELPKVLENFWPVIAEHRIAELIRQVSVHVDSARTQVSRVACHTLAAILKNTNYTKKPDFFEAIATLLVKTGSFCRPVRKAANVALDLVVCSVDVTHSVTAICVYGAGHKSALVRCATARLLVVCAAFAEGGRLLLRGRPPSAATARAHVLRALSHLLYDKNVDTRKYAERLYAMLRPLNNFEAYFLTDVDIETASRQMKKYDQIISTSKLT; encoded by the exons atg GAGGAAGAAGTCGAAGATATTGTAGGAGACGTGAATTATACTGATTCACAAAAAAGTATCACCGCTTCAAACGTGTACTCGCTCGACTTCACAGACAGTAGTTCAGATAAAAACTACTCTTCGAGTAAAGAAACATATGTCATCGATTGCGATGATAGCGACACCAGTGATAAGACGTATCAATCTAACACATGCCAAGCCACTTTTCCGTTAAAAGACGATGCTCAAACTCAAATTatagcaaaacaaaacaatcgCATGGAAGCTACAGAAAGAACCAACAGGTTCGACAGAGATGACAGTCTCCAGCAATATTCTTTACTTTCACAAgaaatatttacacaaacgAGTAAAACTATTTTCGAACTAGCTCAAAATGAAAAGCGCCTAGCTTCAACCGCTGAAGGTGTAAATTCCCTACAAACACaaacatcatttatttctataactGAAAACAAAACCGTAGAGTACCATATTCAACTAGTAAGCGATAAAACCCATTTTAATCCAAGTCAACTGCTAACCAACTCCATAGTTTATAATACTAACTTTGTTAGCCAAGCAATTGCCGATTCATTAGAAGATAAATCTTTTTGTCAAGAGTCTGAGAATGAGAtagaaataagtaaaaaaaaccttacagGAGAAACTGATGataagataattaaatttgtggACGATGGTTCTCGAGAGGATTTAGCTCTAGATGAGAATACGAATGAATATGAAAATTCCCCTTGTGACTCCGATATAGCAGAGGATTCTTTAGATAATTTGTACCAAGAAACTGATCAAGACCTAAGTGAATCTAGTGAAATCCCGAAATCTGTTGATAACGATATTGATGATTTGTATAGAAAATTGTCTCGCTGCGGTGACGTGGGTTTTTATCAAGACGAAAAACTTGAGCAGGAAATACCTATAGTGGGTATTTTAACACCACTGACGGAAGAGACCAACGTAAGGAAAACAAGTGTAACGGAAATAAGCCCTAGTGAAGAAACGCTTACCAAAAATGAGGATACTAAATACATAAGTCAAATTACAAAATCTAAAAGTACTGTGAATCCTATGAAATGCAGTGAAAACCAAAGTCACTTTAGACTCCCACCCATTAACAATTTTTCCTGCCCCAACAGTCCTTTGAACTTTTTGTTTTCCAACGCttgtagtaatttaattaaaactaataccCTACCCCTTGTGTCTGATAACCGCAAAGAGAGATCGCGATGGAAGATTGACACCAATGCATCAGGAGAAAATcccttaataaatattaacaaag ATACAGGTAGGTATCATAGCGATACAATACAATTACCTCCCATAAACCACGGTgaaggttttattaaaaaagagcTGCAGCTTGGCAAAGTCCAAACCAGCGATGAAGCAAATCAGGATGCTATAAGTATTAAAGGGAAAATACGAGAACTTAAGATGACCCAAAGGAGACCCAG gaTGGTGAGCCGGAGTCCATCTCCGACTAGCACAACCTGTTCTCCGACCGAAACTAAACTGAGTGACGCAGCAGAGAGAGGCTGCGAGGCCTTGTGTGGAGAACTGCTGAGAAGGCTTCGTTTGAACTCTTg GGTGCAAGCTTTAGAAACGCTAGACGAGCTCCCCAAAGTATTAGAGAATTTTTGGCCTGTCATAGCTGAACACAGAATTGCAGAGCTTATACGACAA GTGTCAGTGCACGTAGATTCTGCGCGCACGCAGGTGTCTCGCGTCGCGTGTCATACTCTCGCTGCAATACTTAAGAACACCAACTACACCAAGAAACCG GATTTCTTTGAGGCAATAGCAACATTGCTGGTGAAGACCGGCAGCTTCTGCCGCCCAGTGCGAAAGGCGGCAAACGTGGCCCTTGACCTTGTCGTTTGCTCAGTCGACGTCACTCATTCTGTCACCGCCATATGCGTCTACGGCGCAGG ACACAAAAGCGCTCTGGTGCGCTGCGCCACAGCTCGCCTTTTGGTAGTATGCGCTGCTTTCGCCGAAGGGGGTCGGCTTCTGCTGCGAGGCCGCCCGCCTAGCGCAGCCACGGCTAGGGCACATGTGCTGCGGGCGCTCTCACATTTACTGTACGATAAGAACGTGGACACCAG AAAATACGCCGAACGTCTTTATGCCATGTTGCGGCCTCTTAACAACTTTGAAGCGTACTTTTTAACGGACGTCGACATCGAGACGGCGTCCAGGCAAATGAAGAAATATGACCAAATCATATCAACATCGAAACTAACATAA